The following proteins come from a genomic window of Lycium ferocissimum isolate CSIRO_LF1 chromosome 4, AGI_CSIRO_Lferr_CH_V1, whole genome shotgun sequence:
- the LOC132052641 gene encoding large ribosomal subunit protein eL30-like, giving the protein MVAAKKTKKTHESINNRLALVMKSGKYTLGYKTVLKTLRSSKGKLIIIANNCPPLRKSEIEYYAMLAKVGVHHYNGNNVDLGTACGKYYRVCCLSIIDPGDSDIIKSMPGEQ; this is encoded by the exons ATGGTTGCCGCAAAGAAAACC AAGAAGACCCATGAGAGCATTAACAATAGGCTGGCTCTCGTAATGAAGAGCGGCAAATACACTTTGGGTTACAAAACTGTTCTCAAGACCCTTAGGAGCTCCAAAG GCAAACTAATCATCATTGCCAACAACTGCCCTCCCCTCAGGAAGTCTGAGATTGAGTACTATGCTATGTTGGCAAAAGTTGGAGTCCACCACTACAATGGAA ACAACGTAGATTTGGGGACTGCATGTGGTAAGTACTACAGAGTCTGTTGCCTCAGCATCATTGATCCAG GTGATTCGGATATCATTAAGAGTATGCCTGGTGAACAGTGA